In one window of Meiothermus sp. DNA:
- a CDS encoding NUDIX hydrolase — MVGRMEQVYVLPAKMFPPARDTLIPLEAELLKRIELEGFFMERAQAEEDPRYRQIIPYALVRYQARYFLMRRTRGGGEARLHNLYTLGVGGHINPQDQRGPEANPLLEGLRRELLEEVGVRRYSAEPVGLIVMSDTPVSRVHAGVVFVVESEDEPRVQEVEKLEGRLAAQAEIQAIYEGLEGWSRLVVDWLRVQIEQLKFV, encoded by the coding sequence ATGGTGGGCCGCATGGAACAGGTCTATGTGCTTCCAGCAAAGATGTTCCCGCCTGCAAGGGATACCCTTATTCCCCTCGAGGCCGAACTGCTCAAGAGAATCGAACTTGAGGGCTTCTTCATGGAACGCGCACAGGCTGAAGAAGACCCCCGCTACCGGCAGATCATCCCCTACGCCCTGGTGCGCTACCAGGCCCGCTACTTTCTGATGCGGCGCACCCGGGGAGGCGGGGAGGCCCGTTTGCATAACCTCTACACCCTTGGGGTGGGCGGCCACATCAATCCCCAGGATCAGCGCGGCCCGGAGGCCAACCCCTTGCTGGAGGGTCTGCGCCGCGAGCTGCTCGAGGAGGTAGGGGTGCGCCGCTACAGCGCTGAGCCAGTGGGCCTGATCGTGATGTCCGATACGCCGGTCAGCCGTGTGCATGCGGGTGTGGTATTTGTAGTGGAGTCTGAAGATGAGCCCCGGGTGCAGGAGGTGGAAAAGCTCGAGGGCCGTCTGGCTGCTCAAGCCGAAATTCAGGCGATTTATGAAGGGCTCGAGGGTTGGTCGAGGTTGGTAGTGGACTGGCTCAGGGTTCAGATTGAGCAGCTAAAATTTGTTTAG
- the guaD gene encoding guanine deaminase, giving the protein MTLILRGRVVHTPKNPFREIRALQAFPDGGLAIAEGRIAAVGSFAEVARQFPGARVQDCREGILLPGLVDTHVHYPQTRVIGAMGYSLLDWLEKRTLPLEAQLADNKLARELAREFVKLLLRNGTTTALVFGSHFQGATANLFGAAEDAGLRIIAGQVCSDRLLLPQLHTTPEQSYAEQKMLIQRFHGRDKLRYAVTPRFALSASEAMLEVCQTLLQEHPDLHFTTHLNENTEEIRTVAELFPWSKNYLQTYDRFGLVGQRSVFAHNVHPTEPELLRLAEARAAVAHCPSSNAFIGSGIFPMHRHLRFGVRFALGSDVGGGTGFSLLKEGLTAYIAQRYAQDGVNLTPAHLLYLATQAGAEILGLGEEVGSFAPGKAADVIWVKPEEGSTLEVHFRHLDSVEQLLGSLFTLHGEAKVHKVWLEGREAPLD; this is encoded by the coding sequence ATGACCTTAATATTGCGTGGCCGGGTGGTTCATACGCCCAAAAACCCTTTTCGCGAGATCCGTGCGCTGCAAGCCTTTCCCGATGGGGGGCTGGCGATTGCCGAAGGCCGGATCGCGGCTGTGGGCAGTTTTGCCGAGGTGGCCCGGCAGTTTCCTGGTGCACGGGTGCAGGACTGCCGCGAGGGGATCTTGCTGCCGGGGCTGGTGGATACCCATGTGCACTACCCGCAAACCCGCGTGATTGGGGCCATGGGCTACTCCCTGCTCGACTGGCTAGAAAAGCGCACCCTGCCCTTAGAAGCCCAGCTTGCCGACAACAAGCTGGCCCGCGAGCTGGCCCGGGAGTTCGTCAAGCTGCTTTTGCGCAACGGCACCACCACGGCCCTGGTGTTTGGCTCTCACTTCCAGGGGGCCACCGCCAACCTTTTCGGAGCCGCCGAGGACGCAGGGCTTCGCATCATCGCCGGTCAGGTCTGCTCGGATCGCCTGCTGCTGCCCCAACTGCACACCACCCCCGAACAGAGCTACGCCGAGCAAAAAATGCTCATCCAGCGCTTTCATGGCCGGGACAAGCTGCGCTACGCGGTTACACCGCGCTTTGCGCTCTCGGCTTCGGAGGCCATGCTCGAGGTCTGCCAGACCCTTCTGCAAGAGCACCCCGACCTGCACTTCACCACCCACCTCAACGAGAACACCGAGGAGATACGTACCGTGGCGGAGCTTTTCCCCTGGAGTAAAAACTACCTCCAGACCTACGATCGCTTCGGCCTGGTAGGGCAGCGCTCGGTGTTTGCCCACAACGTGCACCCCACCGAGCCCGAACTGCTGCGGCTGGCCGAGGCAAGGGCTGCCGTGGCTCACTGTCCTAGCTCCAACGCCTTTATCGGCAGCGGCATCTTTCCTATGCATCGCCACCTGCGTTTCGGGGTGCGCTTTGCCCTGGGTTCGGACGTGGGGGGTGGCACCGGATTCAGCCTTTTGAAGGAGGGTCTTACGGCCTACATTGCCCAGCGCTATGCCCAGGACGGCGTGAACCTGACCCCCGCCCACCTGCTCTATCTGGCGACCCAGGCCGGCGCCGAAATTCTGGGCCTGGGCGAGGAAGTCGGTAGTTTTGCCCCGGGTAAGGCAGCCGACGTGATCTGGGTCAAGCCCGAAGAAGGGAGCACCCTGGAAGTCCATTTCCGCCACCTAGACTCCGTGGAGCAGCTCCTGGGTTCGCTCTTCACCCTGCACGGCGAGGCCAAGGTGCATAAGGTCTGGCTCGAGGGCCGGGAAGCCCCCCTGGACTGA
- a CDS encoding thiolase family protein produces the protein MREAVIVSAVRSAVGRGKSDGSLASVHPIDLSATVMKAAVEKVGLNPALIEDIQWGCAMPEASQGLNVARLSMLRAGFPVEVSAATINRFCSSGLQSVAYAAQAIMSGMNEVVLAGGVEMMSQVPMSGYHTQLHPELTEAYIGMGYTAERVAERWGVSRAEQDAWALRSHQKALEAQARGAFDDQIVPIPVKKVHWKGSKKQVEETLFSKDELPRADTSLERLAKLRPAFKEGGTVTAGNASPYSDGAAALLVMSADKAQALGLKPLARFISFATGGVDPDIMGVGPIKAVPKALAKAGIGLDDLKLIEFNEAFAAQVLAVMGELQMNPEKVNVNGGAIALGHPLGATGAKLTTQLIHELAKRGGGLGMVTMCIGGGMGAAGVFEVFAQA, from the coding sequence ATGAGAGAAGCCGTAATCGTCAGTGCAGTTCGCAGCGCCGTGGGGCGCGGCAAAAGCGATGGAAGTTTGGCCTCGGTGCACCCGATCGACCTTTCGGCCACAGTGATGAAGGCGGCTGTGGAAAAGGTCGGGTTGAACCCTGCCCTCATCGAGGATATCCAGTGGGGCTGCGCCATGCCCGAGGCCAGCCAGGGTCTCAACGTGGCCCGGCTCTCCATGCTGCGGGCCGGTTTTCCGGTGGAGGTCTCGGCGGCCACCATCAACCGCTTCTGCTCCTCGGGCCTGCAAAGTGTGGCCTATGCGGCTCAGGCCATTATGTCCGGCATGAACGAGGTGGTTTTGGCCGGCGGGGTAGAAATGATGAGCCAGGTGCCCATGTCGGGCTACCACACCCAGCTCCACCCTGAGCTGACCGAGGCCTATATCGGCATGGGCTATACCGCCGAGCGGGTGGCCGAACGCTGGGGGGTCAGCCGCGCCGAGCAGGATGCCTGGGCGTTGCGCAGCCACCAGAAAGCCTTGGAAGCCCAGGCCCGGGGGGCCTTCGACGATCAGATTGTGCCCATCCCGGTGAAGAAAGTGCACTGGAAGGGCAGCAAAAAGCAGGTAGAGGAGACCCTGTTCTCCAAGGACGAGCTGCCCCGGGCCGACACCAGCCTCGAGCGCCTCGCCAAACTGCGCCCCGCTTTCAAGGAGGGCGGTACCGTGACGGCAGGCAATGCTTCGCCTTACTCCGACGGGGCGGCGGCCCTGCTGGTGATGAGTGCAGACAAAGCTCAGGCGCTGGGCCTGAAGCCGCTGGCCCGCTTTATTTCTTTTGCGACGGGCGGGGTGGATCCCGACATCATGGGGGTAGGGCCCATCAAGGCGGTGCCCAAAGCTTTAGCCAAAGCCGGTATTGGCCTGGACGACCTCAAGCTCATCGAGTTCAACGAAGCCTTTGCTGCGCAGGTGCTGGCCGTGATGGGGGAGCTCCAGATGAACCCCGAGAAGGTCAACGTCAACGGCGGGGCTATTGCCCTGGGTCACCCCCTGGGTGCTACGGGCGCCAAGCTCACCACCCAACTCATCCACGAACTCGCAAAGCGCGGGGGCGGATTGGGGATGGTGACCATGTGCATTGGCGGCGGGATGGGCGCGGCGGGGGTTTTTGAGGTGTTTGCCCAAGCCTGA
- a CDS encoding 3-hydroxyacyl-CoA dehydrogenase/enoyl-CoA hydratase family protein, with protein sequence MRIKKIGVVGSGTMGGAIAALAASAGVPVVMLDIPGQEDKLELVKKGLERQLKSKPASFMDKSRAALIELGTTEELEKLKDCDWIVEVIIEKPEPKQALFARLEALGTGAIVSSNTSGIPMKTLLEGRGEAFRKRFLGTHFFAPVRYLHLLELIPTPDTDPAVLEAMRQFGERILGKGTVLCKDAPGFIANRLGVFGMTQAMRLMMSEGLTIDEVDALTGPLVGRPKSATFRTGDISGLDVLKLVSTELSHTTGEDFAMPNWVENLVAQNHLGDKTGAGFYKKVGKDIFTYDYQTGEYKPQQKLRLDEIGAIKDLPLNERLQKVGELPGKYGAFARKLFLINAHYALEKAPEIAYDIVSVDRALEWGFAWEQGPFKNMDAVGLDYLRRGFAELGLDEPELLKKAQGRFYKDGTYLGFDGQYHPIPHEEGVIRLAQVKGAGRTLLEGKDYALLDLGDGVALFENRAKMGTWGEGSIGGLHKALDWVEAQGYAGLVIGHEDPRTFSAGANLALVLMAAQEGAWDDLELATRRFQQTAMRLRRAPFPVVAAPFGLTLGGGAEFSLHSSAIQAHAELYMGLVETGVGLLPGGGGTKEMLFRFTQELSAYGPEIDLFEGVKRAFQMIMLAQTSTSALEARNMGFLRQGDGISMNRDRLIADAKRRVLFMAPDFVPQAPMKIRALGAEGLGNLRYALWQFQEAKQASEHDVVVGNAVAYVLCGGDGPAREVTEQDILDLEREGFLKLLGTKKTQERIAHTLKTGKPLRN encoded by the coding sequence ATGCGAATCAAGAAGATCGGTGTTGTGGGTTCGGGCACGATGGGTGGCGCAATCGCGGCACTGGCGGCCTCCGCAGGGGTGCCGGTGGTCATGCTGGATATACCTGGCCAGGAAGACAAACTCGAGCTGGTCAAAAAAGGCCTCGAGCGCCAGCTCAAAAGCAAACCGGCCAGCTTCATGGACAAAAGCCGGGCCGCCCTTATCGAGCTGGGTACCACCGAAGAGCTAGAAAAGCTAAAGGACTGCGACTGGATCGTGGAGGTCATCATCGAGAAGCCAGAGCCCAAGCAGGCCCTGTTTGCCCGGCTCGAGGCCCTGGGTACAGGGGCCATCGTGAGCTCCAATACCTCCGGCATTCCCATGAAAACGCTTCTGGAGGGGAGGGGCGAGGCCTTCCGCAAGCGCTTTTTGGGTACGCACTTCTTTGCGCCGGTACGCTACTTGCACCTCTTAGAGCTGATCCCCACCCCCGACACCGACCCGGCCGTGTTGGAAGCCATGCGCCAGTTTGGCGAGCGTATTCTGGGCAAGGGTACCGTCCTTTGTAAGGACGCGCCCGGCTTCATCGCCAATCGGCTGGGGGTGTTCGGCATGACCCAGGCCATGCGCCTGATGATGTCCGAGGGCCTTACCATCGACGAAGTCGATGCCCTCACCGGCCCGCTGGTAGGCCGCCCCAAGAGCGCCACCTTCCGTACCGGCGACATCTCCGGCCTGGACGTGCTGAAGCTGGTCTCAACGGAACTCTCGCACACCACCGGCGAAGACTTCGCCATGCCCAACTGGGTGGAAAACCTGGTTGCTCAAAACCACCTGGGCGACAAGACCGGCGCGGGCTTCTACAAGAAGGTCGGGAAGGACATCTTCACCTACGACTACCAGACCGGCGAGTATAAGCCCCAGCAAAAGCTGCGCCTGGACGAGATAGGAGCCATCAAGGATCTGCCCCTGAATGAGCGGCTCCAGAAGGTCGGCGAGCTGCCCGGCAAGTACGGCGCCTTTGCCCGCAAGCTGTTCTTGATCAATGCCCATTACGCCCTCGAGAAGGCCCCGGAAATTGCCTACGATATCGTCTCGGTAGACCGGGCCCTGGAGTGGGGCTTTGCCTGGGAGCAAGGCCCCTTCAAGAACATGGACGCGGTGGGCCTGGACTATCTGCGCCGGGGCTTTGCCGAGCTGGGCCTGGACGAGCCGGAACTCCTCAAGAAGGCCCAGGGCCGTTTTTATAAGGACGGTACCTACCTGGGCTTCGACGGCCAGTACCACCCCATCCCGCACGAGGAAGGGGTCATCCGGCTGGCGCAGGTCAAGGGTGCGGGCCGGACACTTTTAGAAGGCAAAGACTACGCCCTGCTTGACCTGGGCGATGGGGTGGCCCTCTTCGAGAACCGCGCCAAGATGGGCACCTGGGGCGAGGGCTCCATAGGCGGACTGCATAAAGCCCTGGACTGGGTGGAGGCCCAGGGCTACGCAGGGCTGGTGATTGGGCACGAAGACCCCCGCACTTTCAGCGCCGGAGCCAACCTGGCCCTGGTTTTGATGGCGGCCCAGGAAGGGGCCTGGGATGACCTCGAGCTCGCTACCCGCCGCTTCCAGCAGACTGCCATGCGCCTGCGCCGGGCCCCCTTCCCGGTGGTGGCCGCGCCCTTTGGCCTCACCCTGGGCGGGGGGGCCGAGTTCAGCCTGCACAGCAGTGCCATTCAAGCCCACGCCGAGCTCTATATGGGCCTGGTCGAGACCGGCGTGGGGCTGTTGCCGGGCGGTGGCGGCACCAAGGAGATGCTCTTCCGCTTCACCCAGGAGCTTTCGGCCTATGGGCCCGAGATCGATCTGTTCGAAGGCGTCAAGCGAGCCTTTCAGATGATCATGCTGGCCCAGACCTCTACCAGCGCATTGGAAGCGCGTAATATGGGCTTCCTGCGGCAAGGGGACGGCATCAGCATGAACCGCGACCGCCTGATTGCCGATGCCAAGCGGCGGGTGCTGTTTATGGCCCCCGACTTTGTACCCCAGGCCCCCATGAAAATCCGTGCCCTGGGCGCCGAGGGGTTGGGCAACCTGCGCTATGCCCTCTGGCAGTTCCAGGAAGCCAAACAGGCCAGCGAGCACGATGTGGTGGTAGGGAACGCCGTGGCCTATGTGCTTTGTGGCGGGGACGGGCCCGCCCGCGAAGTGACGGAGCAGGATATTCTGGATTTAGAGCGCGAGGGTTTCCTGAAACTCCTGGGCACCAAGAAAACCCAGGAGCGCATCGCCCACACACTCAAGACCGGAAAGCCCCTGCGAAACTAG
- a CDS encoding DUF4442 domain-containing protein, translating into MTLPFSRSKPESWRSRLWRWGFNLFPAYRGTGGRVIYIAPDWREVHVALPLNWRTCNYVGTLFGGSLYGAIDPIYMLMLIQNLGRGYVVWDKAASIRFRKPGRTTLFARFVLTDEELGVIRLKLDENPSIDRVYPVELVDAWGVVHASFEKTLYIKKADKEL; encoded by the coding sequence ATGACCCTGCCTTTCTCGAGGTCCAAGCCCGAGTCCTGGCGCAGTCGGTTGTGGCGGTGGGGCTTCAACCTTTTTCCTGCGTACAGGGGTACGGGGGGGCGGGTCATTTATATTGCCCCGGACTGGAGAGAGGTGCACGTGGCGTTGCCGCTCAACTGGCGTACCTGCAACTACGTGGGCACCCTATTTGGCGGCAGCCTATATGGCGCAATAGACCCCATCTACATGCTGATGCTTATCCAAAACCTGGGGCGGGGTTATGTTGTCTGGGACAAAGCAGCCTCCATTCGTTTTCGTAAGCCCGGAAGAACCACCCTGTTTGCCCGCTTTGTGCTTACCGATGAGGAGCTTGGGGTGATTCGTCTGAAGCTGGATGAGAACCCCTCCATTGACCGCGTGTACCCAGTAGAGCTCGTTGATGCTTGGGGTGTGGTGCATGCCAGCTTTGAAAAGACCCTCTACATAAAAAAAGCCGATAAGGAGTTGTGA
- a CDS encoding phospholipase D-like domain-containing protein gives MNAKLIVSPESTEGWIREGVLAAKESILIAAPYVGRVLWDLLLTRPRSLPTTLITSLRIGDVLGGASDIQAIYELSQNHVRVQSISNLHAKLYIVDQAKVLITSANPTQNGWRNNLEMGLALHSSEIARRALQILQAAKPYRWTSSQLKRYADWAAVQPKVVSKPWIVPVELLYKDFGGWLGLVMRAVAQLPEEFTLTEVYQLALPQAAQEYPNNHHPRDKIRQQLQGLRDLGLLEFVTPGRYRRLKVDLMDFLR, from the coding sequence ATGAACGCTAAGCTGATTGTCTCTCCCGAATCCACCGAAGGCTGGATTCGAGAGGGTGTGCTGGCTGCAAAAGAATCCATTTTGATTGCTGCGCCCTATGTGGGGAGGGTCCTGTGGGATCTTCTGCTCACCCGCCCGCGAAGCCTGCCAACCACCCTGATCACCAGCCTGAGGATAGGGGATGTTTTAGGTGGGGCATCGGATATTCAAGCCATCTACGAGCTTTCGCAGAACCATGTGCGGGTGCAGAGTATCAGCAATCTACACGCCAAGCTTTACATTGTTGACCAAGCCAAGGTACTTATCACCTCGGCTAACCCAACGCAAAATGGCTGGCGCAATAACCTCGAGATGGGACTGGCGCTACATAGCAGTGAGATTGCTCGACGGGCACTGCAAATCCTGCAGGCTGCCAAACCATACCGCTGGACATCGTCCCAACTCAAGCGGTACGCCGACTGGGCCGCTGTGCAGCCCAAAGTGGTTTCCAAGCCTTGGATCGTCCCGGTAGAGCTTTTATACAAGGATTTTGGCGGATGGTTGGGGTTGGTCATGCGTGCGGTGGCCCAGCTTCCCGAGGAGTTTACGCTGACCGAAGTCTACCAGCTAGCTTTGCCGCAAGCAGCACAGGAATACCCCAACAACCATCATCCCAGGGACAAAATACGCCAGCAGTTGCAAGGACTGCGCGATCTGGGTTTGCTCGAGTTTGTAACGCCGGGGCGATACCGTCGGTTGAAAGTAGACCTGATGGATTTTTTACGTTAA